From Algoriphagus sp. NG3, the proteins below share one genomic window:
- a CDS encoding RNA polymerase sigma factor produces MDGLKKLQLSERQDIIKCGLTMLKPPESAALTLFYLDEQSIKEVEDIMGLTNSHVKILLHKGRKNLLESLKKITNGEITHLL; encoded by the coding sequence TTGGATGGGCTGAAGAAACTTCAGCTTTCTGAAAGGCAGGATATTATTAAGTGCGGGCTTACAATGTTAAAGCCGCCAGAGTCAGCGGCACTAACCTTATTTTATTTAGACGAGCAAAGCATAAAAGAAGTAGAAGACATTATGGGCCTGACAAATTCCCACGTCAAAATCCTCTTACATAAAGGAAGAAAAAATCTTTTAGAATCTTTGAAAAAAATCACAAACGGGGAAATAACTCATCTGCTATGA
- a CDS encoding RNA polymerase sigma factor, with the protein MQKHEKYIFTLALRILKNREDTEEVSQDAFMKAFHHLRTFEGNFKFTTWLYKVVYNEALENLKAIWSTWTLLKS; encoded by the coding sequence ATCCAAAAGCATGAGAAATATATATTTACGCTTGCTTTGCGCATACTGAAAAACAGAGAAGATACTGAAGAAGTCTCACAGGATGCATTCATGAAAGCCTTCCATCACCTAAGAACCTTTGAGGGGAATTTTAAGTTTACTACCTGGTTATATAAGGTAGTTTATAATGAAGCGTTAGAAAATCTAAAAGCCATCTGGTCAACCTGGACGCTGTTGAAGAGTTAG
- a CDS encoding CCA tRNA nucleotidyltransferase, whose translation MNFKSHLDEFDVFAKVANAASSIGVEAYVVGGYVRDLILGRKKRGAKDIDFTCVGSGIELATEVAKQFDVHVPLSVFKNFGTAMLKLEDWELEFVGARKESYRTDSRNPIVETGTLQEDLERRDFTINAMAISLNPYNYGDLLDPFDGLADIKRKLIRTPLDPDVTFSDDPLRMLRAVRFAAQLDFDIDGDTFHAISENAHRLKIISGERIIVELNKIIQVKRPSYGFKLLFAGKLLHEFFPEMVDLQGVDSVDDKSHKDNFYHTLQVLDNVCQVSDDLWLRWAAILHDIAKPATKRFNKKVGWTFHGHEDKGARMTPGIFRRLKLPMDERMKYVQKLVKLHLRPIALVKDEVTDSAMRRLLFEAGDDIDDLMKLCRADVTSKNNKRVKRYLENFDKVAQKLIEVEEKDQVRNFQPPISGEEIMRIFDLKPSKIVGDIKEEIKEAILEGKIHNNPVQARELMLEIAKSKGLSPASDLPNS comes from the coding sequence ATGAATTTTAAATCACACCTTGACGAATTTGATGTATTCGCCAAAGTAGCCAATGCCGCATCCAGCATAGGAGTAGAAGCCTATGTAGTGGGTGGATATGTAAGAGATTTGATTCTCGGCAGGAAAAAGCGAGGCGCCAAAGATATTGACTTTACCTGTGTGGGGAGCGGAATTGAATTGGCGACAGAGGTAGCCAAGCAATTTGATGTTCATGTGCCGCTTTCCGTGTTCAAAAACTTTGGGACGGCAATGTTGAAACTTGAGGATTGGGAATTGGAGTTTGTGGGTGCTAGGAAAGAGTCTTACCGGACTGATTCCCGAAATCCTATAGTCGAGACTGGCACACTCCAAGAAGACCTAGAGCGAAGGGATTTTACCATCAATGCGATGGCTATTTCCTTAAATCCCTATAATTATGGGGACTTGCTTGATCCGTTTGACGGACTTGCTGACATCAAAAGGAAATTAATTCGTACCCCATTGGATCCGGACGTCACTTTTTCTGATGATCCACTTCGTATGCTGAGGGCGGTGAGGTTTGCGGCCCAACTGGATTTCGACATAGATGGGGATACTTTCCATGCGATCAGTGAAAATGCCCATCGGCTGAAGATAATTTCGGGAGAACGTATCATAGTCGAGTTGAATAAGATTATTCAGGTGAAAAGACCTTCCTATGGATTTAAATTACTGTTTGCAGGTAAATTGCTTCATGAGTTTTTCCCTGAGATGGTGGATTTGCAGGGAGTGGATTCCGTAGATGATAAGTCCCACAAGGATAATTTCTACCATACCCTACAAGTGCTGGATAATGTATGCCAAGTCAGTGATGATCTATGGCTGCGATGGGCTGCTATCTTACACGATATAGCCAAGCCTGCTACTAAACGATTCAACAAAAAAGTGGGCTGGACATTTCATGGGCATGAAGATAAAGGTGCTAGAATGACTCCGGGGATTTTCCGTAGGCTAAAACTTCCCATGGACGAGCGCATGAAATATGTGCAGAAGCTAGTTAAATTACATCTACGACCTATTGCATTGGTCAAAGATGAGGTGACCGATTCTGCGATGAGAAGGTTGCTTTTTGAAGCGGGTGACGATATAGATGATCTGATGAAGTTGTGCAGAGCTGACGTCACCTCTAAGAACAACAAGAGAGTAAAACGATATCTGGAAAATTTCGATAAGGTAGCCCAGAAGCTTATCGAAGTGGAGGAAAAAGATCAGGTAAGGAACTTCCAGCCTCCGATTTCAGGAGAGGAAATCATGAGAATCTTTGATTTGAAACCTTCAAAAATCGTTGGGGATATCAAAGAAGAAATTAAAGAAGCTATATTGGAGGGGAAAATTCACAATAACCCTGTTCAGGCCCGTGAATTGATGCTGGAGATTGCCAAATCTAAAGGGTTGTCCCCCGCATCAGATCTCCCAAATTCATAA
- a CDS encoding tetratricopeptide repeat protein yields MKHVVFMLLLAICASTTIAQTADSVSRMDPKMKKNLNAADQAAYQLALRYNDVAAAKNSLYQLIVRNPDDLRYVEMLGSLYYEAGQSMSAALVSMDVLKVNDKSIASLEIAAYSLEQVGALERSLPYFESLYLLSGDNFSLYKSGYIQYSLKKYSEALNSMDMLLKNTKDDDKVGFPKSQTETQEISMKAAALNLKGMIYLDQDSKTEAKKAFEEAVALEPTFDLAKENLAKVN; encoded by the coding sequence ATGAAGCACGTAGTATTCATGCTGCTTTTGGCCATTTGTGCCAGCACTACTATCGCCCAGACTGCAGACTCTGTGTCCAGGATGGACCCTAAAATGAAAAAAAATTTAAATGCAGCTGATCAGGCTGCTTATCAATTGGCATTGAGGTACAATGATGTAGCCGCAGCCAAGAATTCCCTTTATCAATTGATCGTCAGAAATCCTGATGACCTCCGCTATGTGGAAATGCTAGGATCTCTTTATTATGAAGCAGGACAGTCCATGTCTGCAGCCCTTGTTTCAATGGATGTGCTGAAAGTCAATGATAAAAGTATTGCCTCTCTAGAGATAGCGGCATATTCCTTGGAGCAGGTGGGTGCTTTGGAGCGTTCCCTGCCTTATTTCGAAAGTTTATATTTGCTGAGTGGAGACAATTTTAGTCTATACAAATCTGGGTATATTCAGTATAGTTTGAAGAAATATTCTGAAGCGCTGAATTCTATGGACATGCTTCTGAAAAACACTAAGGATGATGATAAGGTAGGGTTCCCAAAATCACAGACCGAGACACAGGAAATCAGCATGAAAGCAGCTGCATTAAATCTGAAAGGCATGATTTACCTGGACCAGGATTCGAAAACTGAGGCAAAGAAGGCATTTGAAGAGGCCGTTGCCTTGGAGCCAACTTTTGATCTGGCGAAAGAAAATCTGGCAAAAGTGAATTGA